One window of the Mycobacterium sp. SVM_VP21 genome contains the following:
- a CDS encoding tellurite resistance/C4-dicarboxylate transporter family protein: MGIQTGATVPATGTRAAIRTLNPGYFALVMASGMVSTAMYHQNSQWVSVLLLWVTVISYLVLIVVSTVRVIAFRREFLADLYDSGRAFGFFTFVSATNVLGARLVIDGHSTVAVGLLAVSTLTWLVLGYLIPWTAVLGTSERPVVRRANGTWFIWVVASQSIAVLAAVLEVEVSQPWRQSLALLAVVSWSIGVFLYGAAGIFVALRLLLYPLLPEDLVPQYWVAMGATAITVLAGAHIVEMAEAPMVHATRGLIAGTSVMFWAFGTWLIPPMIAAGVWRHVVHRVPLRYEAPWWSVIFPLGMYGVGSHYLGQADQLPIVYFIGSVESWIALAAWSVVFVLMLHHLAVTLGPGRSAKLTGGNSAEPAAVGAEEVQSSHVEAQRQPGAAVHLGVTGNPGDY, from the coding sequence ATGGGCATCCAAACGGGGGCGACGGTCCCGGCGACCGGGACCCGTGCGGCGATCCGCACGCTCAACCCGGGCTACTTCGCGCTGGTGATGGCCAGTGGCATGGTGTCGACCGCGATGTACCACCAGAACTCCCAGTGGGTTTCGGTGCTGCTGCTGTGGGTAACGGTGATCTCGTACCTGGTGTTGATCGTGGTATCGACGGTGCGCGTGATCGCCTTTCGGCGCGAATTCCTGGCCGATCTCTACGATTCCGGCCGCGCCTTCGGCTTCTTTACGTTCGTCTCGGCCACCAATGTGCTGGGAGCGCGGCTGGTCATCGACGGGCACAGCACTGTCGCGGTGGGCCTGCTGGCGGTCAGCACGCTGACCTGGCTGGTGCTGGGTTATCTGATTCCGTGGACCGCGGTGCTGGGGACCTCGGAGCGGCCGGTGGTGCGCCGGGCCAACGGCACGTGGTTCATCTGGGTGGTGGCCAGCCAGTCCATTGCGGTGTTGGCCGCAGTGCTCGAGGTGGAGGTGTCCCAGCCGTGGCGCCAAAGCCTGGCGCTGCTCGCGGTGGTTTCCTGGTCAATCGGAGTGTTCCTCTACGGTGCCGCCGGAATCTTTGTGGCGCTGCGGCTGTTGCTTTACCCGCTGCTCCCCGAAGACCTCGTTCCGCAGTACTGGGTGGCGATGGGAGCCACCGCGATCACCGTGCTGGCCGGTGCGCACATCGTCGAGATGGCCGAAGCGCCGATGGTGCACGCCACTCGCGGTCTCATCGCCGGAACGTCGGTGATGTTCTGGGCGTTTGGCACCTGGCTGATCCCGCCGATGATCGCGGCCGGAGTGTGGCGCCATGTCGTGCATCGTGTTCCACTGCGCTACGAAGCGCCCTGGTGGAGTGTGATCTTCCCGCTGGGCATGTATGGGGTGGGCAGTCACTACCTGGGCCAGGCCGACCAGCTGCCGATCGTCTATTTCATCGGTTCGGTCGAGAGCTGGATTGCGCTGGCCGCCTGGAGCGTTGTGTTCGTCCTGATGCTGCACCACCTGGCGGTCACCCTGGGGCCTGGGCGGAGCGCCAAGCTGACGGGCGGTAATTCAGCCGAGCCGGCCGCCGTCGGAGCCGAAGAAGTGCAAAGCAGTCACGTCGAAGCCCAGCGACAACCGGGCGCCGCGGTGCACCTCGGTGTTACCGGGAACCCGGGCGACTACTGA
- a CDS encoding ABC transporter ATP-binding protein — protein sequence MASVTFDSVTRHYPGADRPALDAFDLAIEDGEFMVLVGPSGCGKTTTLRMLAGLEPVDAGQIYIGDHDVTATDPGHRDIAMVFQNYALYPHMTAAQNMGFALKVAKIPKAEIRARVIEAAQLLGLAELLERKPKDLSGGERQRVAMGRAIVRRPQVFLMDEPLSNLDAMLRVQTRNQIAELQRRLGITTVYVTHDQVEAMTMGDRVAVLRDGVLQQCAPPRELYRTPANVFVAGFIGSPAMNLFTMSVVDGAVSLGGHHISIPTEISAAATQLVVGIRPEHLQIADRGIGVEVDFVEELGADTYLYGGTDDPQNPQSVVARVPGNTEVHRGARLSLGFDVTALHFFGSDGGRLG from the coding sequence GTGGCTTCAGTGACCTTCGACTCGGTGACCCGGCACTATCCGGGTGCCGATCGCCCCGCCCTGGACGCCTTCGACCTCGCGATCGAAGACGGTGAGTTCATGGTGCTGGTCGGGCCGTCGGGTTGCGGCAAGACGACGACGCTGCGGATGCTGGCCGGCCTGGAGCCTGTTGACGCCGGTCAGATCTACATCGGCGATCACGACGTCACCGCAACCGATCCCGGCCATCGCGACATCGCCATGGTGTTCCAGAACTACGCCCTGTATCCGCACATGACCGCGGCGCAGAACATGGGTTTCGCCCTGAAGGTGGCCAAGATCCCTAAGGCCGAGATCCGCGCCCGGGTGATTGAAGCGGCCCAGCTGCTGGGCCTGGCCGAGCTCTTGGAGCGCAAGCCCAAGGACCTCTCCGGCGGCGAACGCCAACGCGTCGCGATGGGCCGCGCGATCGTGCGTCGTCCGCAGGTCTTCTTGATGGACGAGCCACTGTCGAACCTCGACGCCATGCTGCGGGTGCAGACCCGTAACCAGATCGCCGAACTGCAACGGCGGCTGGGGATCACCACCGTCTATGTCACCCACGATCAGGTGGAGGCTATGACGATGGGCGATCGCGTCGCGGTATTACGCGACGGGGTGCTGCAGCAATGCGCCCCACCGCGCGAGCTCTACCGCACGCCCGCCAACGTGTTCGTCGCCGGTTTTATCGGATCGCCGGCGATGAACCTGTTCACTATGTCCGTCGTCGACGGCGCGGTGTCGCTGGGCGGCCATCACATCAGCATCCCGACGGAAATATCCGCTGCGGCAACGCAGCTGGTTGTCGGCATTCGGCCCGAGCACCTGCAGATCGCCGATCGCGGGATCGGTGTCGAGGTGGACTTCGTCGAGGAACTGGGCGCCGACACCTACCTGTATGGCGGGACGGATGACCCGCAGAACCCGCAGTCAGTAGTCGCCCGGGTTCCCGGTAACACCGAGGTGCACCGCGGCGCCCGGTTGTCGCTGGGCTTCGACGTGACTGCTTTGCACTTCTTCGGCTCCGACGGCGGCCGGCTCGGCTGA